A region of Esox lucius isolate fEsoLuc1 chromosome 3, fEsoLuc1.pri, whole genome shotgun sequence DNA encodes the following proteins:
- the afg3l2 gene encoding AFG3-like protein 2 isoform X1: MAHRYLGLSRVSRNILNMLLPPNVRRASCARLVSVQAESQVALERRNLFEQVLGAYQRLCSKPPKGFEKYFPNGPKNAPKSSEPNPASGEAKEAKPTTNAQKATGKSAEGGGGGGGGGKRGGRKEESHWYSRLQKGDVPWDDKEFRMYLLSSAAFWITVMYYVFFRDGGREVTWKDFVNNYLSKEVVDRLEVINKRYVKVVFSPGKTPVDGQYVWFNIGSVDTFERNLETAQNEMGIEGENRLPVVYSAESDGTFLLSMLPTVLIIGFLLFVLRRGPGGVGRPGGRGMGGLFSVSETTAKVLRDEIDVKFKDVAGCEEAKLEIMEFVNFLKNPKQYQDLGAKIPKGAILTGPPGTGKTLLAKATAGEADVPFITVNGSEFLEMFVGVGPARVRDLFVMARKNAPCILFIDEIDAVGRKRGRGNFGGQSEQENTLNQLLVEMDGFNTATNVVVLAGTNRPDILDPALMRPGRFDRQIYIGHPDIKGRSSIFKVHLRPLKMDAEMNKEALARKMAALTPGFSGADIANVCNEAALIAARHLADSINQKHFEQAIERVIGGLEKKSQVLQPEEKKTVAYHEAGHAVAGWYLEHADPLLKVSIIPRGKGLGYAQYLPKEQYLYTKEQLLDRMCMTLGGRVSEEIFFGRITTGAQDDLRKVTQSAYAQIVQFGMNEKVGQVSFDLPRQGEMTLEKPYSEATARLIDTEVRNLIREAYERTHALLAEKKADVEKVALRLLEKEVLDKNDMVELLGLRPFTEKSSYEEFVEGTGGMDEDTSLPEGLKDWNKERDKEESTEEQVARQISGGMPF, translated from the exons ATGGCTCACCGATACCTTGGCTTGTCAAGAGTTAGTAGGAATATATTAAACATGTTGTTGCCTCCAAACGTCAGAAGAGCTAGCTGTGCACGACTG GTTTCTGTCCAAGCAGAAAGCCAGGTTGCGCTCGAAAGGAGGAACCTTTTTGAACAGGTGTTAGGTGCCTATCAAAGACTCTGCTCCAAGCCTCCAAAAG gatttgaaaaatatttccCCAATGGTCCAAAGAATGCTCCGAAGAGCAGTGAGCCCAACCCAGCAAGTGGAGAAGCCAAAG AGGCCAAGCCAACCACCAATGCACAGAAGGCCACTGGCAAATCTGCtgaaggtggaggtggagggggcggaggggggaaaagaggaggcaggaaggaGGAGTCCCACTGGTATTCCCGGCTTCAAAAG GGTGACGTGCCATGGGACGACAAGGAGTTCAGGATGTACCTGCTGAGCAGTGCTGCGTTCTGGATCACAGTCATGTACTACGTCTTCTTCCGGGACGGCGGGAGGGAGGTCACCTGGAAGGACTTTGTCAATAACTACCTGTCGAAGGAAGTT gTCGACAGACTGGAGGTTATAAACAAGCGCTATGTGAAAGTGGTGTTTTCACCTGGGAAGACTCCTGTGGATGGA CAGTATGTGTGGTTCAACATTGGCAGTGTGGACACGTTTGAGCGGAACCTGGAGACGGCTCAGAACGAGATGGGGATTGAGGGGGAAAACCGTCTGCCAGTGGTCTACTCCGCTGAAAGCGATGG GACGTTCCTCCTCAGCATGTTGCCGACGGTGCTGATCATTGGCTTCCTGCTCTTCGTGTTACGACGTGGGCCGGGGGGTGTGGGCCGCCCGGGGGGGCGGGGCATGGGCGGCCTCTTCAGTGTCAGTGAGACCACGGCAAAGGTGCTCCGCGACGAGATCGACGTCAAGTTCAAGGACGTGGCGGGCTGCGAGGAGGCCAAGCTGGAGATCATGGAGTTTGTCAACTTCCTGAAGAACCCAAAGCAGTACCAGGACCTGGGCGCCAAGATCCCTAAG GGGGCCATCCTGACGGGACCCCCCGGGACCGGGAAGACCCTGCTGGCCAAGGCCACCGCCGGAGAGGCTGACGTCCCCTTCATCACCGTCAACGGCTCGGAGTTCCTGGAGATGTTTGTGGGTGTGGGGCCTGCCCGG GTCCGGGACCTGTTCGTCATGGCCCGTAAGAacgccccgtgcatcctcttcATCGACGAGATTGACGCCGTCGGTCGCAAGCGAGGCAGGGGGAACTTCGGGGGCCAGAGCGAGCAGGAGAACACACTCAATCAGCTGCTGGTGGAGATGGACG GGTTCAACACGGCGACCAATGTGGTGGTACTGGCGGGCACCAACCGACCCGACATCCTGGACCCAGCCCTGATGAGGCCCGGACGCTTCGACAGGCAGATTTATATTG gTCATCCAGACATTAAAGGCAGATCATCCATATTCAAAGTGCATTTGCGGCCTTTGAAAATGGACGCGGAGATGAACAAAGAAGCCCTCGCTAGGAAAATGGCTGCTCTCACCCCTGGATTCTCAG GTGCCGATATTGCCAATGTGTGCAATGAAGCCGCGCTGATCGCCGCGCGTCACCTGGCCGACTCCATCAACCAAAAGCACTTTGAGCAGGCCATTGAACGTGTGATCGGAG GTCTGGAGAAGAAGTCCCAGGTCCTGCAGCCGGAGGAGAAGAAGACCGTGGCCTACCACGAGGCTGGCCACGCCGTCGCCGGCTGGTACCTGGAGCACGCCGACCCTCTGCTCAAG GTGTCCATCATCCCCAGGGGGAAGGGGCTCGGCTACGCCCAGTACCTCCCCAAGGAGCAGTACCTGTACACCAAGGAGCAGCTGCTGGACCGGATGTGCATGACGCTGGGCGGGCGCGTTTCCGAGGAGATCTTCTTCGGACGCATCACCACCGGGGCGCAGGACGACCTCCGGAAGGTCACCCAGAGCGCCTACGCCCAG ATCGTGCAGTTCGGCATGAACGAAAAGGTGGGCCAGGTGTCCTTTGACTTGCCCCGGCAGGGCGAGATGACTCTGGAGAAGCCCTACAGCGAAGCCACGGCGCGCCTCATCGACACGGAGGTTCGCAACCTCATCCGGGAGGCCTACGAGCGCACGCACGCCCTGCTGGCCGAGAAGAAGGCCGATGTGGAGAAG GTGGCACTGCGTCTGCTGGAGAAAGAGGTCCTGGACAAGAACGACATGGTGGAGCTGCTGGGGCTGCGACCGTTTACCGAGAAGTCCTCTTATGAGGAGTTTGTGGAAGGTACCGGGGGGATGGACGAGGACACGTCTCTGCCCGAGGGCCTCAAGGACTGGAACAAGGAGCGCGACAAGGAGGAGAGCACAGAGGAGCAGGTGGCCCGACAGATATCAGGAGGGATGCCTTTCTGA
- the afg3l2 gene encoding AFG3-like protein 2 isoform X2, which translates to MAHRYLGLSRVSRNILNMLLPPNVRRASCARLVSVQAESQVALERRNLFEQVLGAYQRLCSKPPKGFEKYFPNGPKNAPKSSEPNPASGEAKEAKPTTNAQKATGKSAEGGGGGGGGGKRGGRKEESHWYSRLQKGDVPWDDKEFRMYLLSSAAFWITVMYYVFFRDGGREVTWKDFVNNYLSKEVVDRLEVINKRYVKVVFSPGKTPVDGYVWFNIGSVDTFERNLETAQNEMGIEGENRLPVVYSAESDGTFLLSMLPTVLIIGFLLFVLRRGPGGVGRPGGRGMGGLFSVSETTAKVLRDEIDVKFKDVAGCEEAKLEIMEFVNFLKNPKQYQDLGAKIPKGAILTGPPGTGKTLLAKATAGEADVPFITVNGSEFLEMFVGVGPARVRDLFVMARKNAPCILFIDEIDAVGRKRGRGNFGGQSEQENTLNQLLVEMDGFNTATNVVVLAGTNRPDILDPALMRPGRFDRQIYIGHPDIKGRSSIFKVHLRPLKMDAEMNKEALARKMAALTPGFSGADIANVCNEAALIAARHLADSINQKHFEQAIERVIGGLEKKSQVLQPEEKKTVAYHEAGHAVAGWYLEHADPLLKVSIIPRGKGLGYAQYLPKEQYLYTKEQLLDRMCMTLGGRVSEEIFFGRITTGAQDDLRKVTQSAYAQIVQFGMNEKVGQVSFDLPRQGEMTLEKPYSEATARLIDTEVRNLIREAYERTHALLAEKKADVEKVALRLLEKEVLDKNDMVELLGLRPFTEKSSYEEFVEGTGGMDEDTSLPEGLKDWNKERDKEESTEEQVARQISGGMPF; encoded by the exons ATGGCTCACCGATACCTTGGCTTGTCAAGAGTTAGTAGGAATATATTAAACATGTTGTTGCCTCCAAACGTCAGAAGAGCTAGCTGTGCACGACTG GTTTCTGTCCAAGCAGAAAGCCAGGTTGCGCTCGAAAGGAGGAACCTTTTTGAACAGGTGTTAGGTGCCTATCAAAGACTCTGCTCCAAGCCTCCAAAAG gatttgaaaaatatttccCCAATGGTCCAAAGAATGCTCCGAAGAGCAGTGAGCCCAACCCAGCAAGTGGAGAAGCCAAAG AGGCCAAGCCAACCACCAATGCACAGAAGGCCACTGGCAAATCTGCtgaaggtggaggtggagggggcggaggggggaaaagaggaggcaggaaggaGGAGTCCCACTGGTATTCCCGGCTTCAAAAG GGTGACGTGCCATGGGACGACAAGGAGTTCAGGATGTACCTGCTGAGCAGTGCTGCGTTCTGGATCACAGTCATGTACTACGTCTTCTTCCGGGACGGCGGGAGGGAGGTCACCTGGAAGGACTTTGTCAATAACTACCTGTCGAAGGAAGTT gTCGACAGACTGGAGGTTATAAACAAGCGCTATGTGAAAGTGGTGTTTTCACCTGGGAAGACTCCTGTGGATGGA TATGTGTGGTTCAACATTGGCAGTGTGGACACGTTTGAGCGGAACCTGGAGACGGCTCAGAACGAGATGGGGATTGAGGGGGAAAACCGTCTGCCAGTGGTCTACTCCGCTGAAAGCGATGG GACGTTCCTCCTCAGCATGTTGCCGACGGTGCTGATCATTGGCTTCCTGCTCTTCGTGTTACGACGTGGGCCGGGGGGTGTGGGCCGCCCGGGGGGGCGGGGCATGGGCGGCCTCTTCAGTGTCAGTGAGACCACGGCAAAGGTGCTCCGCGACGAGATCGACGTCAAGTTCAAGGACGTGGCGGGCTGCGAGGAGGCCAAGCTGGAGATCATGGAGTTTGTCAACTTCCTGAAGAACCCAAAGCAGTACCAGGACCTGGGCGCCAAGATCCCTAAG GGGGCCATCCTGACGGGACCCCCCGGGACCGGGAAGACCCTGCTGGCCAAGGCCACCGCCGGAGAGGCTGACGTCCCCTTCATCACCGTCAACGGCTCGGAGTTCCTGGAGATGTTTGTGGGTGTGGGGCCTGCCCGG GTCCGGGACCTGTTCGTCATGGCCCGTAAGAacgccccgtgcatcctcttcATCGACGAGATTGACGCCGTCGGTCGCAAGCGAGGCAGGGGGAACTTCGGGGGCCAGAGCGAGCAGGAGAACACACTCAATCAGCTGCTGGTGGAGATGGACG GGTTCAACACGGCGACCAATGTGGTGGTACTGGCGGGCACCAACCGACCCGACATCCTGGACCCAGCCCTGATGAGGCCCGGACGCTTCGACAGGCAGATTTATATTG gTCATCCAGACATTAAAGGCAGATCATCCATATTCAAAGTGCATTTGCGGCCTTTGAAAATGGACGCGGAGATGAACAAAGAAGCCCTCGCTAGGAAAATGGCTGCTCTCACCCCTGGATTCTCAG GTGCCGATATTGCCAATGTGTGCAATGAAGCCGCGCTGATCGCCGCGCGTCACCTGGCCGACTCCATCAACCAAAAGCACTTTGAGCAGGCCATTGAACGTGTGATCGGAG GTCTGGAGAAGAAGTCCCAGGTCCTGCAGCCGGAGGAGAAGAAGACCGTGGCCTACCACGAGGCTGGCCACGCCGTCGCCGGCTGGTACCTGGAGCACGCCGACCCTCTGCTCAAG GTGTCCATCATCCCCAGGGGGAAGGGGCTCGGCTACGCCCAGTACCTCCCCAAGGAGCAGTACCTGTACACCAAGGAGCAGCTGCTGGACCGGATGTGCATGACGCTGGGCGGGCGCGTTTCCGAGGAGATCTTCTTCGGACGCATCACCACCGGGGCGCAGGACGACCTCCGGAAGGTCACCCAGAGCGCCTACGCCCAG ATCGTGCAGTTCGGCATGAACGAAAAGGTGGGCCAGGTGTCCTTTGACTTGCCCCGGCAGGGCGAGATGACTCTGGAGAAGCCCTACAGCGAAGCCACGGCGCGCCTCATCGACACGGAGGTTCGCAACCTCATCCGGGAGGCCTACGAGCGCACGCACGCCCTGCTGGCCGAGAAGAAGGCCGATGTGGAGAAG GTGGCACTGCGTCTGCTGGAGAAAGAGGTCCTGGACAAGAACGACATGGTGGAGCTGCTGGGGCTGCGACCGTTTACCGAGAAGTCCTCTTATGAGGAGTTTGTGGAAGGTACCGGGGGGATGGACGAGGACACGTCTCTGCCCGAGGGCCTCAAGGACTGGAACAAGGAGCGCGACAAGGAGGAGAGCACAGAGGAGCAGGTGGCCCGACAGATATCAGGAGGGATGCCTTTCTGA